The genome window gtctagggggaaaaaaaaaagaaaaaagaagaggcaacaTGCACAGgaaagcacccaaaaaaaaaaaaggggacgAATTGACCATATGCAAGTGCACATGGGTATTTTTATCTATTAAGCAgctcattttcttcatttagtTTTCTCCTCATTTTTAggagaaaactttttgatgGACAGAAAATACCCAGGCTCCACAATTTATTTCCCTTTCTCCCTACCCAACTAAACACATtctaaaaaagttttcctttctattttctctccaaagttttccacCCACCCTacttcacctccaaacaaacatacCCTAACTTTCCCATTCTTGCATTAGGTTCAATGACAATCAAATGAATCGGAACTTATGGTTGACTTGAGAGCCAAGCGCATATATTTGAAAGATACTATCTCCATACTTAACTATCTTCgctatactctctctctctctctctctctctctctcttgcggGTTATTATGTTTATGCGTTGAAAGTCGAaactttatagtttttgttgaaaaaatggtttttacaagtGTTTAAATAGCCAACATTAAAGTAGGATTCACATGTTATTTGAAGCAAGTCTACGTTGGTGTGCGTTCTCTTCTGTGAGGTAATTAACGTCATGTGGTCATTtgtcaaaaattattaaacatgaATGAGAAATTGAATTCTAATGTGATATTCCAAATTATGCGTTTATTAAATAAATCTTGAGTATATAAATGGTAATTTAGTATAACGCTATGGCAAAGCCATAGTATTCAAGATAACCAGAATTAGAAAGATTGACCGAGAGATAAGACTGGGATAACAAAAAACCTCTCCCGCTAAGAGATAAACCACATCACTCAAATATAGAACATTTGAAGATGGAAGAATTTTTCTTGGTTTTACCTGGTAaagtgttctttttttcttttttcttttttttaaattcctcctGTTGAAAGAGATATTTattaacaggaaaaaaaaaaaaaaaaaaaaaaaaaaaaaaaaagaggatagaGTAGAACCTTATAATTAACATAACACGCTATGCttattgttttctaattaaGTAATCAGCCCATgctctttctcaaaaacaaaaccaaaaaaaaaagtaataagtcCATGCACGTAGCTTATCAAATGGAAGAATTAAACTCctaagggattttttttttttttttttggtaaataaatgatactttttttttaatggaaaacgATAACAATTAGCAAATAAATGTTACTGATATAGCGAATTATGTTATACCATTGCACCTGTTACAAAGATTAGTCAACCGAGAGTTcaaatctccttaaagagagtgCGTCCAAATAGtattatgtaatttttcttcaaagaaataatatttaaaaatattatttaatttttctttatattatttttattattattgtatttgcaCTAATAATATATGTTagtattttttcattaataaaaaaattatacattctcaaaatatatatatatatatatatatatatatatggacttCATATTTAAAAAGGAGAGGAAGTTGCATAATTAGTGAGGCTGATGATAACTCGCAACTTCGCAAGCATGAGCAGGGAAATTGTCCAATTGGACCGCTGACCTTGTCAAATTTGTCCACCAACGAAACGTATACTCCACGTCGGCCGAGCTCACGTCACGTGAATTGTAATTCGTATCATTGTATCAATGTAATGGTCAAGGTCactaataaaaagtaaaactGTTGCGTGGATAAAGTCGACAAGATCGTGTCTCACATAAATTGCAACTTTCCAAGTGGAATGTGGAATTTTTTCCCCAATACATCATGCatataatgtttattttaagttttgacTTGTATGAAAGAATTGGATCATACCACATTTCTTTATATACACACCGATGGACATTCTTTGTTTTGTCAACATCACTATGCAAAACATGATAACATAGGTAAGATTCTCTCCTCTTATTTTTAGTCGGATGTGACACttgaaatttatttgatttttaaatgtcaaATATCTTACATgtgaataaaattaaagaaattagaGGATTTAAATAGAAGTGAATTTTAACCTTGAAGATAGAATATATGTACAcgatttttttaatagatttgaTTAGGATTGTCCAACCCACACTTGGACTTAGACTCGACGAAATTGCCTAATCAAATGACACTCAAGCGGAAGGCAATCCAATTCGAGCAATGGGCTGGTCAACAATGTGTTTTTGCCTTTGAAACTCGATATGGAACCAAGTGTCGGTTTCCCATTTAGAATATCAAGTTCAATCAACATGTTTGATAGCTTAAAGGGTCACTCCACCCCTTAGCCGCCCTTCACTATTCAAGCCTACAAGATTTGTCAAATCACGCAAAGATCTCATTAGATTCATTGATTAACAACTTACAACttctctaatattttttttattaaaaaaatcatggaTAAAGTTGTATACTAGACTTGTAATTTAGCTTCTTTATGTTAATAATGGATTAGTAGTTGATACTGAAAAAATCTAGTGACACACCCAAATTTATAACATTTGTGATTGGTGTACATAACTGCCTAATCAAATGACACTCAAGCAGAAGACAATCCAATCCAAGCAATGGATAGGTCAACAATGTGTTTCTGCCTTTGAAACTCAATATGGAACCAAGTGTCAGTTTCCCATTTAGAATATCAAGTTCAATCGACATGTTTGAAAGCTTAAAGGGTCACTCCACCCCTTAGCAACCCTTCACTATTCAAGCCTACAAGGTTTGTCAAATCACGCAAAGATCTCATTAGATTCATTGACTAACAACTCACTacttctctaattttttttaattaaaaaaaaatcatggataAAGTTGTATACTAGACTCGTTATTTAGCTTATTTATGTTGATAATGGATTAATAGGTGATATTGAAAAAATCTAGAGACACAcccaaatttataatatttatgatTGGtgtacataaatttattttttcaacaagTACTCTTGGTAattctataaaatattattttaaggcgaagaaaagagagagaaataaaataaaatatttaccaTCAATACTGCATGTTTTCTAGTATTTTAGGTGCTAAAATAgatttagcaccaccaatataAATACTCTAATACACtcaaatttattgtgaaattggaTATATCCGTAGATTGACTAGTTGATACTTGGTGGTGATAGTCTATGAGAGGTGGGACTGTGGGAGACTTAAAATTTGCATGCGGGCCCTCCATTCCAAGAAGGggctaaaagcctaaaaccATTCGGACCAAATCAAGATACCCTCGTACCCCCACCAAGTGGCGCCGccaaataatgaaaaataacaaTACACTTTATACATTGAATATAAGAAGCGAGGGATGAATTCCCAATCTGCAAAAAGCCAAAAACTATAGACTAGTTACATATGATATCCTGCTATTTTGTAAATTCTCACGTTTGCATTGACTAGCCGCATAGTTATTTTCATATAAgaaatgtcataaataattaaattgtttaattatatgagactatttataaataaactaaTGAGATATTATCATAGTCCTTAAGATGgattgtatgtgatttagtcacagaaaatataaatcacaagttctttgtaaactcaaaacgTAGTTCATAATCGGTGATGAAATTAGGCGTTTCATCTGCAAATACTATAACACACcaactaagatggtttgtcttgatcatagAAGTGGAGACtttagttgatgtgttgatgtgttgatgtgttttaagtgttaagacatattgaactggaccgctgtaagattaattatttaattaacaaCTGTCacctgaataattaatctcacgacttctaatttcatagactctcaaTCCTGAGAGGATAGTGAACCCGATCATAAAATGTAGGTTACTTTAATATATCAGGAGTAGGATCTAATATtcacggtcaaaacctcagtatgttagATAACTACAAGTAATGTtgagggaacacatattctcaagatggtatccataatctctttttatagagacacgaaatatctcattgagataagtttaataggATCTGGTTATTCAGGGcgcccactttagtaaggagttattaaagtttatatttattaaaatcgaatttcaataaatatgaataactaaaagattaaattgggtactcaagaATAAAATAGTAGTTTACAAAGTAACAGTtcattatgactttgttcactatgAATATTCCTTAAaggggtcaaatgatatcattagagtttttggatataatttattaataaaatctaGAGtgcaattaaatttatatagtggtattaaatataattaatagtaactttggacttgtcaagagttgatagatAAGCCCAAAACTCATTGGaactagagtcttatttgttccctttggtcTCATCTCAAGCCACAATATATCTTCTATATTAATGTATGTTTATTTAGCAATTCTTCAAAAACATACAATTATATAATGATAGGATCATTTTATGGACAAGGATATCATTATTTCATTAAGGAATGTTGAAAACGTGACGAAGAGTGGATCAAAtccaaattgaaattttcctaCATAATAATATAGATGTTAAGATATGTTTTACGACCAAGTTTAGTTTTCCTTCAAATTAAATTGGGGGAGGCCGGGAGCCTGTTATGCAAACGGTTTAAATGACTATTTGTTCAGATAACTCTTAAATTATTGTTGGTTATTAAATACATTGTTGGTCTTTAATATTTAGTTCATgaacaattttagtccctaaagttTTAATGAAAGTGATCATTATCGTCACTAATTATACTAAAGAGTATAGacctaataaaattttgtaatagttttcaaaaaaaaaaaaattgagtaaaatTCATATATGAGAGTATCACTAACATTATTTTAGCATACACCAATCACAAACTACTCTCACCTTAgcagttttgaaaaatattgtaaaacttgttgtgtttttagacttagggtccgtttggatacagctgaaaattgaaaactgaaaactgaaaactgaaaaacactgtagcaaaataatttttaaatgtgtaaatagtatcgtgggtcccatttttaatgaaaaagttgttaaaaagtgaaatttgtgggtccgtgaacagtacacagGACCCACATGTGGCTGAAAATCAGTTGAAAAGTCAAGCTTTTCGGCTTGCAGAAACGCAAACGCGTctgggaagcgcaaaacgcgcttcccaaacgcactcttaCTGTTAAGTTTTGTGTGATCTACGATCAAGCTTTTAGTCTATATATGTAATGATGGCTtgtcaatttttaatttggcCACATTATTTAAGGAACTAAAAGCGACTActttaaaagctaaaattcctcacaccaaaaatatatttaaatccTTTAATATGTTGactatgggtccgtttggattgagcttatttttgctgaaactgaaaactgaaactgaaaacactgtagcgaaatattttttaaatatgtgaatagtaccgtgggacccatttttaataaaaaaaattgtgaaaaatgaaatttgtgggtccgtgaacagtgcacaaatgcactgttcacactGAAAAAGTCCACATATACGGCTGCACAGTAACTTATTACTCTTGAAACgcgagaaaacaaaaaaaaaaaaaaaaaaaaaaaaaaaaaaaggaggtgTTTGCTGTGTTACTGTAGCATGGGTCCCACGCAGAAAACGCAAACGCACATCAGCAAGAAAACGTCCAGCCCAAATGCCCTCtatgcctatatatatatatatatatatatatgtatgtatgtaattACTTAAATCTTTTAACATGTTGACTATAAGCAAATTCTAAATTAAGCCGTCACTtaataaattgaagaaaaatttcctcTAAAGTGGTTGGAAGGAAAATTATAGTATCATTTATTGAAAATTCAAGTTTGGTTCTTTGAATTTGGATATTAAAGAACGAAGAAAAATATCTGTTTCATACATCTTCTTACATACATTTTTATACACACgcaaaaaattatactaaaattTTAGTGCAAATTTTGATTATGTATAAAATTGTATGCAATAAAGCATGTGTAACAAACAAAACTCGAGAGTAAATAATGGTAACAACTAACAACTTACAAGGAAAAAGGAAGTAATTGACTAATATATACCAATATTTGGAATTGTATTTACACACGAAAACATGAGTCAAAAGGGATTGGAATTCTTCTCCCCACAGGACTAGAAAATTCCACATCTCACACGCCAAAATTGACTTTCGGTGCAGCTTCCACGCGCGCACCTACGATCATTCCGAAAAGTATTAGTAAAAGATTCTAGTACCCACAACCACAAGGCGcggtctatatatatatatatatatataacgctGTGAAACTCATCTTCCGTGTCAGTTCTTTGGTCAGTTTTGAAACCACCTCTACTTTTCTGTCTTCTTTCTCTCAACCTTCCCTTCTTTCCTCTATAAATAACACACCTTTCTCACCTTATCAATTTCATCAAAACCTTTCAATTCCCAAAACTCACGAATATTACACCCCTCAGGTGCATTATTATTCATTCACGCTTAATTATGGCAAGCCCGTTATTACGTACCCTTGAAATCACAGTGATATCTGGGGAAGACCTACGAAACGATCGAAGACCCATCAAGAAGAATGCTTTCGTTGTTGTACGAACCGATTCTTACAACTCTCGTAGGACAGATATGGATACTGACGGCGGGAGCTGTCCAAAGTGGAACCAAAAACTCGTGGTGGACATGTCAATGCATGCGCAGTTTATAACGTTGCAGGTTCAATGCAAGACTTCGTTGGGCGATAAAACTGTGGGGACGGCAAGAATTCCGGTCTCAGATTTTGTTGGGGGGTACGTGCCCGAGAgttatttgcattttttgaGTTACAGGTTGAGAGATCATAATGGCGAGAGGAATGGGATTGTGAATATCTCTGTGAGAGTTAAGGTCCCAGAATACGCGTCGTGTTCGAGGACAGAGTTGGGAATTCCTTTGGGGATGGGAATGGCTTGGCGGCAGAGGAATTTTGGTGGTGGGATTGTGACTGGGGTTCCAGTTTCGTGTAACTATCCTGTAAAATAAGGATTTGGTTccaaaaacaaggaaaaacacCTAGAGTCCCATGTGTGATGTGTCTTCTATtgtttgtcaaaatattaattgaataatatatacaatttgttaaagaaaaatttgtttagAATTTACAACTTTAAGTTAAGTTATATCTtaattaaaggtttttttttttttttttttcgaacgAATAAgacatattcaacaaaaagagtactaaaaaaacttaaaatcattcaaaaacaAGCTGCTAAAGCTAAGCTAAGGAAGAAAGTAGAACTATTGTAGACCTACCTACAATTCTATAAACAAAAGTTCAATACCATATACACTTAAATCTTGTAAcaagtgaaaataaaaaagtatattatGTTTCGGATATAAGTATTTTCTCTCTTACATTACGTGAGTTTTCACTATGAAACCCACTTACGGTAAGAGAAAACTGTGAGACTCACCTGCtgtgagaaagaaaatatatataccagAAACATGATATAATTTTCTCGTGACAATAGTTGCAATAACAAGTACAATTAAGTTTCCAAAATGGAATCAGCTGTGATTCTCCCAAAGTTGCAAAACTCTATTTTGAATCCAATTAACAACTCTTCTACTTGTAGCCAATCAACTCCTTATATCAAACATCACTTCCTTGGGGAGAGTCCAATTGAGAGCTTAACTCTATGTCCATGGGAATCTCACGGTCCTCACGCTGCGTCattccttcttttatttggcTAGCTATGGACTTGCTTTCTAAAC of Quercus lobata isolate SW786 chromosome 8, ValleyOak3.0 Primary Assembly, whole genome shotgun sequence contains these proteins:
- the LOC115957729 gene encoding BON1-associated protein 2, with the translated sequence MASPLLRTLEITVISGEDLRNDRRPIKKNAFVVVRTDSYNSRRTDMDTDGGSCPKWNQKLVVDMSMHAQFITLQVQCKTSLGDKTVGTARIPVSDFVGGYVPESYLHFLSYRLRDHNGERNGIVNISVRVKVPEYASCSRTELGIPLGMGMAWRQRNFGGGIVTGVPVSCNYPVK